A genomic stretch from Petrimonas mucosa includes:
- a CDS encoding GH92 family glycosyl hydrolase — MKKAVIYTLISMLCYSCSNQPQLKDKEIELAERILQDTLMMEVEKMALAVVQGGFNAGDGYGEVWIRDYNTFIELAMEVMPDREIQENLLTFFHFQGETGDIVDGFIPVEKAATGYNYRYSHSEPRYAAHKNTVETDQESSLIQAVWRYISKSGNREFLNREIEGKTVLERMEMALHFLLNERYDQQYGLLWGATTADWGDVQPEHPWGVELDENSHLCIDIYDNAFFIIAINCYLDLQDNHQKQAFWREVRDQFSERVRNYLWDEEREKFIPHLYLNGSPFPETFNEEEIYYHGGTAMAIEAGLLTREEVEVSNKTMMRNVDESGAPSIGLTLYPPYPEGFFQNKGMYPYGYQNGGDWTWFGGRMIRQLIRYGFVEEAYEEIQPMLERVVRNNGFYEWYALDGTPSGSGSFRGEAGVLFKAIEDFRSWAEGVVKPDRKEQLPSTGKRGLIPKLADRLKGRSRSNLRYVDPAIGGVGIILEPTRPVVHLPNSMVRVFPQRRDQLDDQIHNFPLSLVSHRRQLAFAFMPVSGGTSPERWSLRYTWFDEKLTPYYYSTSFEETGDRVEFAPQSRSGYFRIHFKEEVDHYLRFGIFNGKGEISVDNAGAFSGFEEIEGIRIFFYGVTDAAIVTREYLNSADKMWLLAGIGRESKQVAFKYGISFISIDQAKSNLLREIPDWDFGKVKENAYAVWDRRLSQIKVKGGTEAQKRVFYTALYRSYERMVDINEYGHYYSAYDNKVHPSDTPFYVDNWIWDTYIALEPLHMILNPEREVDQINSYIEMYRQGGYIPSFALVTGDWPAMTGNFAAAWIADAWFKGLRNFDLKTAYEGLRKNSLDATLIPWRNGPKTILDDFYNENGYMPGLAPGEKESVAAVDTVWEKRQSVSVTTANSYSDWCIAQLASELNLTEEAALFTERSANYKNLFRTDKGFMWPKDSRGEWIEPYDPRFAGREYFTENNAYIYNWDVKHDLEGLFGLMGGPKAAEEKLDQLFREDLGLPKFRFWYTQPDASGLVGQFVMGNEPGLHIPYLYNYLGAPWKSQKRIRMLMESFFMDNIFGIPGDEDGGAMSAYVVLSMMGFFQVTPGIPVYTLGSPVFSEISIDLPNGKLFKVIARNNSDKNIYIQRASMNGKPLNTPWFTHDQIVDGSTLVLEMGELPNKEWGAQKGYPIAK; from the coding sequence ATGAAAAAAGCAGTAATCTACACGCTGATCTCGATGCTATGTTACTCATGCAGCAATCAGCCACAGTTGAAAGATAAAGAGATTGAACTTGCCGAACGCATCCTGCAAGACACCTTGATGATGGAGGTGGAGAAGATGGCACTTGCTGTCGTCCAGGGAGGATTCAATGCCGGCGACGGGTATGGGGAGGTATGGATCCGCGATTACAACACTTTCATTGAACTGGCCATGGAGGTAATGCCCGACAGGGAGATCCAGGAGAACCTCCTCACATTTTTCCACTTTCAAGGGGAGACGGGCGACATAGTGGATGGATTTATTCCGGTTGAGAAGGCAGCTACCGGCTACAACTACCGCTATTCGCATTCCGAACCCCGCTATGCAGCTCACAAGAACACCGTCGAGACCGATCAGGAGTCATCCCTGATCCAGGCGGTCTGGCGCTACATCTCGAAGAGCGGGAACAGGGAGTTCCTCAATCGGGAGATAGAGGGAAAAACGGTACTGGAAAGGATGGAGATGGCACTCCATTTCCTGCTCAATGAGAGGTACGATCAGCAATACGGGCTTCTCTGGGGAGCGACAACGGCCGACTGGGGAGATGTCCAGCCCGAGCACCCCTGGGGTGTAGAGCTGGATGAGAACTCCCACTTATGCATCGACATTTATGATAATGCCTTTTTCATTATTGCCATAAACTGTTACCTCGACCTGCAGGACAATCATCAAAAACAGGCCTTCTGGAGAGAGGTTCGCGACCAGTTCTCGGAGCGGGTCCGCAACTACCTGTGGGACGAAGAGAGAGAGAAATTCATTCCACATCTCTACCTGAACGGCTCCCCATTTCCCGAAACGTTCAACGAGGAGGAGATCTATTATCACGGTGGCACGGCCATGGCCATTGAAGCAGGACTCTTGACCCGCGAGGAGGTGGAGGTCTCAAACAAGACCATGATGCGGAATGTCGACGAATCGGGTGCTCCCTCCATCGGCCTGACACTCTACCCTCCCTACCCTGAGGGTTTTTTCCAGAACAAGGGGATGTATCCGTACGGATATCAGAACGGAGGCGACTGGACCTGGTTTGGAGGACGAATGATTCGGCAATTGATCCGATATGGCTTTGTAGAGGAGGCCTATGAAGAGATTCAACCCATGCTGGAGAGGGTAGTCAGGAATAACGGCTTCTATGAATGGTACGCATTGGACGGAACCCCTTCGGGCTCCGGATCGTTTCGTGGAGAGGCGGGTGTCCTGTTCAAAGCGATTGAAGATTTCAGGAGTTGGGCCGAGGGGGTTGTGAAACCCGACCGGAAGGAGCAGTTACCATCCACCGGAAAACGAGGGTTGATCCCAAAACTTGCGGATCGCCTGAAAGGCAGGTCCCGGTCGAATCTCCGCTACGTAGATCCTGCAATCGGCGGCGTAGGAATTATTCTGGAGCCCACCAGACCGGTGGTCCACCTGCCTAACAGCATGGTAAGGGTTTTTCCTCAACGGAGAGACCAGCTCGACGATCAGATACACAATTTCCCGTTAAGCCTCGTATCGCACCGGAGGCAGCTCGCCTTTGCATTCATGCCGGTGAGCGGCGGGACGAGTCCGGAAAGATGGAGCCTGCGGTATACCTGGTTCGACGAAAAGCTTACCCCTTATTATTACAGCACCTCCTTCGAGGAGACGGGCGACCGGGTTGAGTTTGCACCCCAAAGCCGGAGCGGATATTTCCGGATCCATTTCAAGGAGGAGGTGGATCACTATCTCAGGTTCGGTATCTTCAACGGAAAGGGGGAGATCTCAGTGGACAATGCAGGAGCCTTTTCGGGATTCGAGGAGATCGAAGGGATAAGGATCTTCTTCTACGGTGTAACCGACGCAGCGATTGTTACCCGTGAATACCTGAATTCGGCCGATAAAATGTGGCTCCTGGCCGGTATCGGTCGCGAGAGCAAACAGGTAGCCTTCAAGTATGGGATCTCGTTTATTAGCATCGATCAGGCAAAAAGTAACCTGCTTCGGGAAATTCCGGACTGGGATTTCGGGAAGGTGAAGGAGAATGCGTATGCCGTTTGGGACAGGAGATTGAGTCAGATAAAGGTCAAAGGTGGAACGGAAGCACAGAAGCGGGTCTTCTATACGGCTCTCTACCGTTCCTATGAGAGGATGGTCGACATCAATGAGTATGGCCACTATTACAGCGCCTACGACAACAAAGTGCATCCGTCCGACACCCCTTTCTACGTGGATAACTGGATATGGGACACCTATATAGCGCTGGAACCGCTGCATATGATATTGAACCCCGAAAGGGAGGTCGACCAGATCAACTCATACATCGAAATGTACCGGCAAGGTGGGTATATCCCCTCTTTTGCCCTGGTAACGGGGGACTGGCCGGCAATGACCGGAAATTTTGCCGCAGCTTGGATAGCCGACGCATGGTTCAAGGGGCTGAGAAACTTCGATCTGAAAACGGCCTATGAGGGGCTCAGGAAAAACTCGCTCGACGCCACGCTGATTCCGTGGCGGAACGGTCCCAAAACCATTCTGGACGATTTCTACAACGAGAACGGATATATGCCGGGGCTGGCTCCAGGTGAAAAAGAGAGTGTGGCTGCCGTTGATACCGTCTGGGAGAAAAGGCAGAGCGTCTCCGTTACAACGGCAAACAGCTATTCAGACTGGTGTATCGCCCAATTGGCCTCGGAATTGAATCTGACGGAGGAGGCGGCGCTATTTACTGAACGGTCAGCAAATTATAAAAACCTCTTTCGGACAGACAAGGGTTTCATGTGGCCCAAGGATAGCCGGGGAGAGTGGATCGAACCGTATGACCCCCGTTTTGCCGGAAGGGAATATTTTACCGAAAACAACGCCTATATCTACAATTGGGACGTGAAACATGATCTTGAGGGACTGTTTGGACTGATGGGCGGACCCAAGGCGGCAGAGGAGAAACTGGACCAGCTCTTCCGGGAGGATCTGGGATTGCCGAAGTTCAGGTTCTGGTATACCCAGCCCGACGCGTCGGGACTTGTAGGACAGTTTGTCATGGGCAATGAGCCAGGCTTGCACATTCCCTACCTCTATAACTACCTGGGAGCACCCTGGAAGAGCCAGAAACGGATCCGGATGTTGATGGAGTCCTTCTTCATGGACAACATTTTCGGTATTCCAGGAGATGAAGATGGCGGCGCCATGTCGGCCTATGTTGTCTTGTCGATGATGGGATTTTTTCAGGTTACCCCCGGTATTCCGGTCTACACCCTGGGAAGTCCCGTGTTCAGTGAGATAAGCATCGACCTGCCAAACGGGAAACTCTTCAAGGTGATCGCCAGGAACAACTCCGACAAGAACATCTACATCCAACGGGCCTCCATGAATGGCAAGCCGTTAAACACCCCCTGGTTCACGCATGACCAGATTGTCGACGGAAGCACATTGGTACTGGAAATGGGTGAACTGCCCAATAAGGAGTGGGGAGCTCAGAAGGGGTACCCGATAGCAAAATGA
- a CDS encoding IS4 family transposase, with product MGKVSENKFVGQPILRQIVNILPREKFDELVIRLGSDKYYKAFFSWDQLIVMLFGIFSRCDSMGEVCDGMRALGGKLNYLGMESSPAKSTAGDALRDRDEELFRLFYFALIAHFSPLLSVSRKKKGRKQGVSFEEFYAFDSSTVTLFSDVMKGVGRNPKGDGKKKGGLKVHMLTDVHADTPRFVKISEAKMHDKNFLQYLNLSEGSMVVFDKAYNYYLQFAKWTRQGVNFVCRLKDNARYEVQEVLHEKKLEKGEHAVYKVEHIHVQYIEKVETGTEGKKKRKKVRQTRTLCLRLVWYRDEQGRKYKFITNNWEITDEEVALIYKTVSTD from the coding sequence ATGGGCAAAGTTAGCGAAAATAAATTTGTCGGTCAGCCGATCTTAAGACAAATAGTGAATATTCTCCCGAGGGAAAAGTTCGATGAGCTGGTAATAAGGCTCGGCAGTGATAAATATTACAAGGCGTTTTTTTCCTGGGATCAATTGATCGTGATGCTCTTTGGCATTTTTTCCCGTTGCGATTCGATGGGTGAAGTCTGTGACGGCATGCGTGCCTTGGGTGGCAAGTTGAATTACCTGGGCATGGAGAGTTCGCCTGCAAAAAGCACTGCCGGAGATGCATTGCGTGACAGGGACGAGGAGCTGTTCCGTCTGTTCTACTTTGCACTGATCGCCCATTTTTCCCCGCTTTTGTCGGTCAGCCGCAAAAAAAAGGGCCGGAAGCAGGGTGTCAGTTTCGAGGAGTTCTATGCCTTTGATTCGAGTACGGTGACGCTGTTTTCCGACGTGATGAAAGGCGTGGGCCGGAACCCTAAAGGCGACGGGAAAAAGAAAGGCGGCCTGAAAGTCCACATGCTGACCGACGTCCATGCTGACACGCCGCGATTCGTGAAGATAAGCGAGGCGAAAATGCACGACAAGAACTTCTTGCAATACCTGAATTTAAGTGAAGGCAGCATGGTGGTCTTCGACAAGGCATACAATTACTACCTGCAGTTCGCCAAATGGACGCGACAAGGCGTGAATTTCGTTTGTCGGCTGAAAGACAATGCAAGGTACGAGGTTCAGGAAGTCCTTCACGAGAAGAAGCTGGAAAAAGGGGAACATGCCGTTTACAAGGTGGAACATATCCACGTTCAATATATCGAGAAGGTCGAGACGGGGACCGAAGGCAAGAAAAAAAGGAAGAAAGTCAGACAGACGAGGACATTATGCCTTCGTTTAGTTTGGTACAGGGATGAACAGGGGCGTAAATACAAGTTCATCACCAATAATTGGGAAATAACAGACGAGGAAGTTGCCTTGATTTATAAAACAGTATCAACCGACTAA
- a CDS encoding transposase, with the protein MTLFFDVMKGVGRNPKGDGKKKGGLKVHMLTDVHADTPRFVKISEAKMHDKNFLQYLNLSEGSMVVFDKAYNYYLQFAKWTRQGVNFVCRLKDNARYEVQEVLHEKKLEKGEHAVYKVEHIHVQYIEKVETGTEGKKKRKKVRQTRTLCLRLVWYRDEQGRKYKFITNNWEITDEEVALIYKNRWSIETG; encoded by the coding sequence GTGACGCTGTTTTTCGACGTGATGAAAGGCGTGGGCCGGAACCCTAAAGGCGACGGGAAAAAGAAAGGCGGCCTGAAAGTCCACATGCTGACCGACGTCCATGCTGACACGCCGCGATTCGTGAAGATAAGCGAGGCGAAAATGCACGACAAGAACTTCTTGCAATACCTGAATTTAAGTGAAGGCAGCATGGTGGTCTTCGACAAGGCATACAATTACTACCTGCAGTTCGCCAAATGGACGCGACAAGGCGTGAATTTCGTTTGTCGGCTGAAAGACAATGCAAGGTACGAGGTTCAGGAAGTCCTTCACGAGAAGAAGCTGGAAAAAGGGGAACATGCCGTTTACAAGGTGGAACATATCCACGTTCAATATATCGAGAAGGTCGAGACGGGGACCGAAGGCAAGAAAAAAAGGAAGAAAGTCAGACAGACGAGGACATTATGCCTTCGTTTAGTTTGGTACAGGGATGAACAGGGGCGTAAATACAAGTTCATCACCAATAATTGGGAAATAACAGACGAGGAAGTTGCCTTGATTTATAAAAATAGGTGGTCTATCGAAACGGGATAA
- a CDS encoding DUF4372 domain-containing protein: MGKVSENKFVGQPILRQIVNILPREKFDELVIRLGSDKYYKAFFSWDQLIVMLFGIFSRCDSMGEVCDGMRALGGKLNYLGMESSPAKSTAGDALRDRDEELFRLFYFALIAHFSPLLSVSRKKRAGSRVSVSRSSMPLIRVR, encoded by the coding sequence ATGGGCAAAGTTAGCGAAAATAAATTTGTCGGTCAGCCGATCTTAAGACAAATAGTGAATATTCTCCCGAGGGAAAAGTTCGATGAGCTGGTAATAAGGCTCGGCAGTGATAAATATTACAAGGCGTTTTTTTCCTGGGATCAATTGATCGTGATGCTCTTTGGCATTTTTTCCCGTTGCGACTCGATGGGTGAAGTCTGTGACGGCATGCGTGCCTTGGGTGGCAAGTTGAATTACCTGGGCATGGAGAGTTCGCCTGCAAAAAGCACTGCCGGAGATGCATTGCGTGACAGGGACGAGGAGCTGTTCCGTCTGTTCTACTTTGCACTGATCGCCCATTTTTCCCCGCTTTTGTCGGTCAGCCGCAAAAAAAGGGCCGGAAGCAGGGTGTCAGTTTCGAGGAGTTCTATGCCTTTGATTCGAGTACGGTGA
- a CDS encoding mannitol dehydrogenase family protein, with product MEKRSILIVGAGKIGRSLIGQLFGMSGYEVVFSDIDKKLVDLLNREGSYKVVVKGESEEQIVVPNVRAVDAADREAVAEEVRKATIMAVSVGKNALLKIVPSLVEGLTRRFCDPARGPLDIILAENMRSADQFLRNELKRGVPENFPLDEYVGLIETSIGKMVPIISVAELEKDPLTVFAEPYNLLIVDRQGFRNELPDVAGLAPKDNIKAWVDRKAFIHNLGHAAAAYYGYYSHPDAIYLYEVLDDQEVLQFTREVMLQSAAILLKLYPDDFTTEDLSDHIEDLLCRFRNRALRDTLFRIGQDIPRKLGPDDRFMGVIRVAISLGMPHDKILEAMAYAFFFKATDENGNRSAQDLIFERELAGGVNHALQRICGIDPVTDRELSEKIKKISTDRLKNEENIGT from the coding sequence ATGGAGAAGAGATCGATCCTGATTGTTGGTGCCGGAAAGATAGGCCGATCCCTGATCGGACAGCTCTTCGGCATGTCGGGATATGAAGTGGTCTTCTCCGATATCGACAAAAAGCTTGTCGATCTGCTGAACCGGGAGGGATCATACAAGGTGGTGGTCAAGGGAGAGAGCGAGGAGCAGATAGTTGTACCCAACGTAAGGGCTGTTGATGCGGCCGACAGGGAGGCCGTGGCCGAAGAGGTGAGAAAAGCCACCATCATGGCCGTATCGGTCGGGAAGAATGCACTGTTGAAGATTGTCCCATCACTTGTCGAGGGGTTGACTAGGCGCTTTTGCGATCCGGCGAGGGGTCCACTCGATATCATCCTTGCAGAGAACATGCGTTCTGCCGATCAATTTCTCCGCAATGAACTCAAGAGGGGAGTTCCGGAAAATTTTCCGTTGGACGAATATGTCGGACTGATCGAAACCAGTATCGGCAAGATGGTTCCCATCATCTCCGTGGCCGAGTTGGAGAAAGATCCGCTGACGGTCTTTGCCGAACCGTACAACCTGCTGATCGTGGACAGGCAGGGATTCAGAAACGAACTGCCCGATGTTGCAGGCTTGGCCCCGAAGGATAACATCAAGGCTTGGGTAGACCGGAAGGCTTTTATCCACAACCTGGGTCATGCCGCCGCAGCCTATTACGGATATTACAGCCATCCCGACGCAATCTATCTCTACGAGGTGCTGGACGACCAGGAGGTGTTGCAATTCACCAGGGAGGTGATGTTGCAATCGGCCGCAATTCTCCTGAAGCTCTATCCGGATGATTTTACGACAGAGGATTTGTCGGACCATATCGAGGATCTGCTATGTAGATTCAGGAACCGGGCATTGAGGGACACCCTCTTCAGAATCGGTCAGGATATTCCCAGAAAACTGGGACCCGACGACCGGTTTATGGGGGTTATCAGGGTGGCCATCTCATTGGGAATGCCCCATGACAAAATCCTGGAAGCGATGGCGTATGCCTTCTTTTTCAAGGCGACTGACGAAAACGGCAACAGGTCGGCACAAGATCTTATCTTTGAAAGAGAATTAGCCGGGGGAGTCAACCACGCCTTGCAGCGGATATGCGGGATAGATCCGGTAACGGATAGGGAATTGAGCGAAAAGATAAAAAAAATCAGTACTGACCGACTAAAAAATGAAGAAAATATAGGGACTTAA
- a CDS encoding carbohydrate kinase family protein — MGKKRIVVSGTGCCLVDRLYNNVSFHSEAFRSCSCRRAGDGGLSPGHLVLREEFEEFVKKEVRVALDELTEGRKPDKVNIGGPSIVSLIHAAQITYGLEREVRFYGCHGSDETGKFLLSSLQKLPVEISHFKQIGDLTPSTDVLSDPTYDNGHGERVFINSIGSAWDYSPDNLDDDFFQSDLVVFGGTALVPQLHDQLGELLLRAKENGCITLVNTVFDFINERKNPKKRWPLGKDDESYRNIDLLITDKDEALRLSGENTIEKAMQFFIAKGSGAAIITNGAKPVMFYADSKLFGKTGPGELPVSGTILEKIRQEHYRGDTTGCGDNFVGGVIGSLMFQLAEGKERIDLKQATSLGIVSGGHACLYIGGTFFERYPGEKLSCIEPILNDYKRETG, encoded by the coding sequence TCTACAACAACGTCTCGTTCCACTCCGAGGCCTTCCGTTCCTGCTCTTGCCGAAGAGCAGGCGACGGAGGCTTGAGTCCCGGACACCTGGTATTGAGGGAGGAGTTCGAGGAGTTTGTAAAAAAAGAGGTTCGGGTTGCCCTCGACGAGCTGACAGAGGGAAGGAAGCCGGATAAGGTCAACATTGGCGGTCCATCTATCGTTTCCCTTATCCATGCGGCCCAGATCACGTACGGACTGGAGCGGGAGGTCAGGTTCTACGGATGTCACGGATCTGACGAGACCGGCAAGTTCCTGCTATCGAGCCTGCAGAAATTGCCGGTTGAGATCAGCCATTTCAAACAGATTGGAGACCTCACCCCCTCCACCGATGTCCTCTCCGACCCCACTTACGATAACGGACATGGAGAGAGGGTATTCATCAATTCCATCGGTTCGGCATGGGACTACTCTCCCGACAATCTGGATGACGATTTCTTCCAGTCTGATCTGGTTGTATTCGGCGGCACGGCCTTGGTCCCTCAACTTCACGATCAGTTGGGCGAGCTGCTCCTGCGGGCGAAGGAAAACGGTTGCATCACACTGGTGAACACCGTATTTGACTTTATTAACGAGCGTAAAAACCCTAAAAAGAGGTGGCCCCTGGGAAAAGATGACGAAAGCTATCGGAATATCGATCTGCTGATTACCGACAAAGACGAGGCGTTGCGGTTGAGCGGAGAGAACACCATCGAAAAAGCGATGCAGTTCTTTATCGCAAAAGGGAGTGGTGCTGCCATAATTACAAATGGAGCAAAGCCCGTGATGTTTTATGCGGACAGTAAGTTGTTCGGCAAAACTGGACCCGGGGAGCTGCCCGTCTCCGGCACAATCCTGGAGAAAATACGGCAGGAGCATTATCGGGGCGACACGACCGGTTGCGGCGATAATTTCGTTGGCGGGGTAATCGGTTCACTGATGTTCCAACTCGCCGAAGGAAAAGAAAGGATAGATCTGAAACAGGCCACTTCATTGGGTATTGTTTCAGGCGGTCACGCCTGCCTCTATATTGGTGGCACCTTTTTCGAGAGATACCCGGGTGAAAAATTGAGTTGCATCGAACCGATCCTCAACGATTACAAGAGAGAGACAGGCTAA